A DNA window from Maribellus comscasis contains the following coding sequences:
- a CDS encoding T9SS type A sorting domain-containing protein, with product MKKLLISSLLTLVTYALQAQEVISPSGLTQQTGGYVISWTVGEPVINKVSKGNTILTQGFHQSKLIITAVEELIESINQVNVFPNPTAQFAIIKFDQLPEKNIYHLFDINGKLLSSKEIKSTETQIDLTPYANGSYLLKIIQEDNLPIQTFKIFKQ from the coding sequence ATGAAAAAGCTCCTAATATCCTCATTACTAACACTTGTCACATATGCATTACAAGCTCAGGAGGTGATCTCACCTTCAGGACTTACACAGCAGACGGGAGGCTATGTGATTAGTTGGACAGTCGGAGAACCTGTTATTAATAAGGTGTCAAAAGGGAATACGATTCTTACCCAGGGATTTCATCAATCGAAGTTAATTATTACTGCTGTTGAGGAGTTAATTGAATCAATTAATCAGGTCAATGTATTTCCTAATCCTACTGCTCAATTTGCAATCATAAAATTTGATCAATTACCTGAAAAAAATATTTATCACCTTTTTGATATTAATGGAAAACTACTCTCTTCTAAAGAGATAAAATCTACAGAAACGCAAATAGATTTAACTCCTTATGCAAATGGTTCCTATTTGTTAAAGATTATTCAGGAAGATAATCTACCTATTCAAACTTTTAAAATTTTCAAACAATGA
- a CDS encoding tail fiber domain-containing protein codes for MKKYIALFALLNLVVLVVFSQVPNYFNYQAAVRNATGEIISNTNVSFRISILKDSESGSAVYVETHTVQTNEFGLVNLKIGDGTRVSGSFNPGNWGTNSHFIKIEMDAAGGSSYTEFGTSQLVAVPYAFHAKTVEEDNVDDADADPTNEVQTLSISGSDLSISDGNTITLPLGEGGDNWGTQMVVTDATLSGTGISTRPLSVVGDLTDDQTLSISGNELSISDGNSVTLPAGSESLWTKSGSNIYYNSGNIGIGTSNPNYPLDINGTLSYARLKASSDAALFIDRGDFGSFSTISFLNEGENKYWIGMAPNSDRFRISTLSNSLQGLEVDILGSVHFSENIFLTEGKNISIGVTNPYYPLEIKGGDIGCMKFFSSSSGTGTSDGFQVGLYSDNNATLNNHEDGDIVFGTNNITRMAISNDGHVSIGGNTHSDHLLNLFSYPSGPVYMSFQNYNAGTSSMDGFMIGTSSSNNAFLWNYENTSLNLGTNGRLRMTILNSGYVGIGTDTPDAGLHLKGTGYPASFMYIESSTGQDAGIRLYEGTEAKWHLFNNSAAGGLQIYNSDASTAIFAKQSNSYVGIRTTSPAYALHVNGDAAKTSGTTAWIISSDKRLKDIHGTYDKGLAAILELQPICYNYKKDNPRQLPSNKEQVGFVAQEVQKVFPEAVSQREDGYLDFNIHSINVAMVNAVKELNEENNQLKKQVENLENRLERMESLIGLSASK; via the coding sequence ATGAAAAAATACATTGCTCTCTTTGCGCTACTAAACCTTGTTGTATTGGTGGTTTTTTCACAGGTTCCAAATTACTTTAACTATCAGGCTGCAGTGCGAAATGCAACCGGTGAGATTATTAGTAACACGAATGTATCTTTCCGTATCAGTATTCTTAAGGATTCTGAATCAGGCTCTGCAGTTTATGTTGAAACACACACGGTTCAAACAAATGAGTTTGGATTGGTGAATTTGAAAATCGGAGATGGCACTCGTGTAAGCGGCAGTTTTAATCCTGGGAACTGGGGCACAAATTCACATTTTATAAAAATTGAAATGGATGCAGCAGGAGGAAGCTCCTACACCGAATTCGGAACTTCACAGTTAGTTGCTGTTCCATATGCTTTTCATGCTAAAACGGTGGAAGAAGATAACGTGGATGATGCTGATGCTGATCCTACAAATGAAGTTCAAACACTTAGCATTAGTGGTTCTGACCTGTCCATAAGTGATGGAAATACAATTACGCTACCTCTGGGCGAAGGTGGCGATAACTGGGGAACACAAATGGTAGTAACTGATGCAACTCTGTCAGGCACAGGTATCTCTACACGTCCCTTGTCGGTAGTTGGTGATTTAACCGATGATCAAACACTTTCCATATCAGGAAATGAACTCTCTATTTCCGATGGGAATTCAGTTACCTTACCAGCAGGAAGTGAAAGCCTGTGGACTAAGAGCGGCTCTAATATTTATTACAATTCCGGGAATATTGGAATTGGGACAAGCAATCCTAACTATCCTTTAGATATTAACGGGACTTTAAGTTATGCCAGGTTAAAAGCCAGTTCAGATGCTGCTTTATTTATTGATCGCGGTGATTTTGGCAGTTTTTCTACAATATCGTTTCTGAATGAAGGAGAGAATAAATATTGGATTGGAATGGCTCCAAATAGTGATCGATTCAGAATATCCACTTTGTCAAATTCATTACAGGGGCTTGAAGTAGATATTTTAGGAAGTGTTCATTTTTCCGAGAACATATTTTTAACTGAAGGAAAAAATATTAGTATTGGAGTCACAAATCCCTATTATCCACTAGAAATCAAAGGTGGTGACATTGGTTGTATGAAATTCTTTTCATCTTCCTCAGGCACTGGAACATCGGATGGATTTCAAGTTGGCCTATATTCAGATAATAATGCAACATTAAATAATCATGAAGATGGGGATATTGTATTTGGAACAAACAATATTACTAGAATGGCAATCAGTAATGATGGCCACGTAAGTATTGGCGGAAATACGCATTCCGACCATCTTTTAAATTTATTCAGTTATCCTTCCGGGCCGGTTTATATGAGCTTTCAAAACTACAACGCCGGTACTTCTTCAATGGATGGTTTTATGATTGGGACAAGTTCAAGTAATAATGCGTTTTTGTGGAATTATGAGAATACATCGCTTAATTTGGGAACAAATGGTCGTTTAAGAATGACAATTTTGAACAGTGGTTATGTTGGAATAGGGACCGATACGCCTGATGCCGGACTTCATCTTAAAGGTACAGGTTATCCCGCTTCTTTTATGTATATTGAATCCAGTACAGGACAGGATGCCGGAATAAGACTATATGAAGGAACAGAAGCAAAATGGCACCTTTTTAATAATTCTGCTGCTGGTGGATTACAAATATATAACAGTGATGCTTCTACCGCCATTTTTGCGAAACAGTCAAACTCTTATGTGGGAATTAGAACAACTTCGCCAGCTTACGCACTACACGTAAATGGCGATGCAGCAAAAACATCCGGAACAACGGCATGGATTATTTCTTCAGACAAGAGACTTAAAGATATTCATGGAACCTACGATAAAGGATTAGCAGCTATATTGGAATTACAACCCATTTGCTATAATTATAAGAAGGATAACCCACGTCAATTGCCTTCAAATAAAGAACAGGTTGGTTTTGTTGCCCAGGAAGTTCAGAAAGTATTTCCTGAAGCCGTGAGCCAGAGAGAAGATGGATATCTGGATTTTAATATACACTCAATAAATGTAGCTATGGTTAATGCTGTAAAAGAGTTGAATGAAGAAAACAATCAATTGAAAAAGCAGGTTGAAAATTTGGAAAACAGGCTTGAGAGAATGGAATCCTTAATCGGGTTAAGTGCTTCAAAATAA
- the mfd gene encoding transcription-repair coupling factor, which translates to METARFLPYFKGHKNFIELQKKLIAPPGEKIYLQGCIGSFKTTLLANLFQQVQKNFIVFLNDREEAAYFYDDLNNLGWGENTLFFPASYKRSIQYDSTEQENIVQRTEVLNKLLDKENSYFLVTYPEAVIETVISQAGLEINTLQVAKGDKISIEFINEFLFEYGFERVDFVYEPGQFSVRGSIVDIFSFSHDDPYRIDFFGDEIDSIRSFNIDNQISKDSFKRITIVPNIHNPSIEGQRISLIEFLNDENIFVGNNLEQFFDFVTEIHRQTILAKADVENILEQVITGDELKKQLQRETVFDFGSDLFFEPDSVLEFSNSRQPVFNKNFDMLGENLVEYRKNGYEIFILSGNEKQIERLTAIFHDTDINVKFTPVNFVLHEGFVDNDLKICCYTDHQIFERYHRFKLKTRKAEREAISLKELNKLHPGDYVVHIDHGIGKFAGLVKTEVNGKIQEAIRLVYRDNDSLLVSIHSLHRISKYKGKEGAEPKINKLGTGAWQKMKNRTKAKVKDIAKELIALYAQRKAEKGFAFSDDTYLQTELEASFIYEDTPDQEKATIAVKEDMQKSMPMDRLVCGDVGFGKTEVAIRAAFKAVADSKQVAVLVPTTILALQHYKTFSERLENFPAKIEFVSRLKSTLEIRSTLKDLADGKIDVIIGTHRLVSKDVKFKDLGLLIIDEEQKFGVSVKEKLKQFKVNVDTLTLTATPIPRTLQFSLMGARDLSIIQTPPPNRYPIHTEVHGFNDQLIREAISYEVERNGQVFFIHNRVQNIYEVEETLKRIVPGIKTGVGHGQMDGPKLEKVMLDFINGKFDVLIATTIIESGLDIPNANTIIINQAQNFGLSDLHQLRGRVGRSNKKAFCYLIAPPLSTINAESRRRLRALEEFSDLGSGFNIAMQDLDIRGAGNMLGAEQSGFIADIGFETYHRILNEAIQELKQEEFKGVFEEEDSKQTQAFLNVKFVNDCQIDTDLELLFPTDYIPGTSERMALYRELDNIEIEEQLKEFENNLIDRFGKLPQESRELLGVVNLRWKAIDLGMEKIILKNKKMICHFVSDQQSAFYRSDAFIQIVQFIQKRKLDGKMKESDQKLKLTFSNVPNIETAAFYLQKIIDEIKR; encoded by the coding sequence TTGGAAACTGCACGGTTTCTTCCATATTTTAAGGGGCATAAAAATTTTATCGAACTTCAGAAAAAACTAATTGCCCCCCCGGGTGAAAAAATTTACCTGCAGGGCTGTATTGGCTCTTTTAAAACGACTTTGCTCGCTAATCTTTTTCAACAAGTACAAAAAAACTTTATAGTTTTTCTAAACGACAGGGAAGAAGCCGCTTATTTTTACGACGATTTAAATAATCTTGGTTGGGGAGAGAATACACTCTTTTTCCCTGCTTCATACAAGCGTTCCATTCAATACGATTCAACCGAACAGGAAAATATTGTTCAGCGTACCGAAGTTTTGAACAAGTTATTGGATAAGGAGAATTCTTATTTTCTGGTTACCTATCCCGAGGCTGTTATTGAAACGGTAATTTCGCAGGCAGGGCTCGAAATAAATACGTTGCAGGTGGCAAAAGGTGATAAAATTTCGATTGAATTTATCAACGAATTTTTATTTGAATATGGTTTTGAACGCGTGGATTTTGTATACGAACCCGGACAATTTTCAGTGCGAGGTAGTATTGTCGATATTTTTTCGTTTTCACACGATGACCCGTATCGTATTGATTTTTTTGGCGATGAAATTGATTCCATTCGCAGTTTTAATATCGACAACCAAATTTCAAAAGATTCTTTTAAACGGATTACAATTGTTCCGAATATTCATAACCCAAGTATCGAGGGACAAAGAATATCTCTGATTGAGTTTTTAAATGACGAAAATATTTTTGTCGGAAATAATCTGGAACAGTTTTTTGATTTTGTTACTGAAATTCACAGGCAAACGATATTGGCAAAGGCTGATGTCGAAAATATTCTGGAACAAGTAATAACCGGCGACGAGTTAAAAAAGCAACTGCAGCGGGAAACTGTTTTCGATTTTGGCAGCGATCTGTTTTTTGAACCTGATTCCGTTTTGGAGTTTTCAAATTCGCGCCAACCTGTTTTTAACAAAAATTTTGATATGCTGGGAGAAAACCTGGTTGAATATCGGAAAAACGGTTATGAAATATTTATTCTTTCCGGAAATGAAAAACAAATCGAGCGCTTAACGGCTATTTTTCACGATACCGATATTAATGTCAAATTCACGCCGGTAAACTTTGTCTTACATGAAGGGTTTGTGGATAACGACCTAAAAATTTGCTGTTACACTGATCATCAGATTTTTGAACGGTATCACCGGTTTAAGTTAAAAACCCGAAAAGCAGAGAGAGAGGCAATTTCTTTAAAAGAATTAAACAAACTTCATCCTGGTGATTATGTCGTTCATATCGACCACGGGATTGGAAAATTTGCCGGTTTGGTAAAAACTGAGGTAAACGGAAAAATACAGGAGGCAATTCGTCTGGTTTACAGAGACAATGATTCGTTGTTGGTAAGTATTCATTCGCTGCACCGGATTTCAAAATACAAGGGGAAAGAAGGTGCGGAACCAAAAATAAATAAGCTGGGCACCGGAGCGTGGCAAAAAATGAAAAACCGCACCAAAGCAAAGGTGAAAGATATTGCCAAGGAATTAATTGCCTTGTATGCCCAGCGAAAAGCAGAAAAAGGTTTTGCATTTTCAGACGACACTTACCTGCAAACCGAACTGGAAGCCTCATTTATTTATGAAGATACTCCCGACCAGGAAAAAGCTACAATTGCAGTAAAAGAAGACATGCAAAAAAGCATGCCGATGGATCGGCTGGTTTGCGGCGATGTTGGTTTTGGTAAAACCGAAGTGGCAATTCGTGCGGCATTTAAGGCTGTTGCCGACAGTAAACAGGTGGCAGTGCTGGTTCCGACTACAATTTTGGCATTGCAGCATTACAAAACTTTCTCTGAGCGGCTGGAGAACTTTCCGGCGAAAATTGAGTTTGTAAGCCGTTTGAAATCTACCCTTGAAATAAGAAGCACCTTAAAAGATTTAGCGGACGGGAAAATAGATGTTATAATAGGAACACACAGGCTTGTAAGCAAAGATGTGAAGTTTAAAGATTTGGGTTTGCTCATTATTGATGAAGAACAGAAATTTGGAGTCTCAGTAAAAGAAAAACTGAAACAATTTAAAGTTAATGTTGATACGCTTACGTTAACGGCAACTCCTATTCCGCGAACTCTCCAGTTTTCTTTGATGGGCGCCCGTGATTTGTCGATTATACAAACACCGCCACCAAATCGATATCCTATTCATACCGAAGTTCATGGATTTAATGACCAGTTAATTCGTGAAGCAATTTCCTACGAAGTTGAGCGGAACGGGCAGGTATTTTTTATTCACAACCGGGTTCAGAATATCTATGAAGTTGAAGAAACGTTAAAACGAATAGTGCCGGGAATAAAAACAGGGGTGGGGCACGGACAAATGGATGGCCCGAAACTGGAAAAAGTAATGCTTGACTTTATAAATGGTAAGTTTGATGTTTTAATTGCAACTACGATTATTGAATCAGGACTTGATATCCCGAATGCCAATACCATTATTATAAATCAGGCACAGAATTTTGGATTAAGTGACTTACACCAGTTGCGGGGCAGGGTAGGACGTTCAAATAAAAAAGCATTTTGTTACCTGATAGCACCACCGCTTTCGACCATTAATGCCGAATCCCGCCGACGGTTACGTGCGCTGGAAGAATTTTCTGACTTGGGTAGCGGGTTTAACATTGCCATGCAGGACCTGGATATCCGTGGCGCCGGAAATATGCTGGGGGCCGAACAAAGTGGGTTTATTGCCGATATTGGTTTTGAGACCTACCATCGTATTCTCAATGAAGCTATCCAGGAATTAAAACAGGAAGAATTTAAAGGAGTTTTTGAAGAAGAGGATTCAAAACAGACACAGGCATTTTTAAATGTGAAGTTTGTTAACGATTGCCAGATTGATACTGATCTCGAATTGCTCTTTCCTACTGATTATATCCCCGGAACTTCAGAACGAATGGCGCTGTACCGCGAGCTGGATAATATTGAGATCGAAGAACAGTTAAAAGAGTTTGAAAATAATTTGATTGACAGGTTTGGAAAATTACCACAGGAAAGTCGTGAATTGCTGGGAGTTGTTAATCTGAGATGGAAAGCGATAGATTTAGGAATGGAGAAAATTATCCTAAAAAATAAAAAAATGATCTGTCATTTTGTTTCCGACCAGCAATCCGCATTTTACCGGTCCGATGCATTTATTCAAATTGTTCAGTTTATTCAAAAAAGAAAACTGGATGGGAAAATGAAAGAAAGTGACCAGAAATTAAAGCTAACATTTTCAAACGTTCCGAATATTGAAACCGCAGCTTTTTACCTTCAGAAAATTATTGATGAAATTAAACGTTAA
- a CDS encoding BlaI/MecI/CopY family transcriptional regulator produces MKSLTKAEEQVMQILWDLKEAVVKQVVEKFDNPQPAYTTVATVMKVLEKKGFVSHKKIGNTHLFFPAVSKKEYTKFQFSSLLKDYFNGSFPKMATFFAKENNISIQELEEMLKMTENELNKDENNK; encoded by the coding sequence ATGAAATCACTTACCAAGGCAGAAGAACAAGTTATGCAGATCCTTTGGGATTTAAAAGAGGCTGTAGTTAAACAGGTTGTTGAGAAATTTGATAATCCGCAACCAGCTTATACAACTGTTGCAACAGTGATGAAAGTATTGGAAAAAAAAGGTTTCGTTTCTCATAAAAAGATAGGGAATACACATCTTTTTTTCCCGGCAGTCAGTAAAAAGGAATACACAAAATTTCAGTTCAGTTCTCTTTTGAAAGATTATTTTAATGGTTCTTTTCCTAAAATGGCAACTTTTTTTGCCAAAGAAAACAACATTAGTATCCAGGAATTGGAGGAAATGCTGAAGATGACGGAAAATGAATTGAATAAGGACGAAAACAATAAATAA
- a CDS encoding M56 family metallopeptidase has translation MESLFTFLVNASAGISLFYIVYWIFLRNETFYNANRWFLFMALISAVLLPLFPLKYQVIIEPENDAAVLKTISDTFKHIPVVSGTEYESQGFNWQQGVLLVYLTGASIFLLRLLTQTFILIHLIIKYRIKSLDGIRIVENEKYGLPFSFFNVVFINPKFHKQENLPEILAHEKVHIRENHWFDLLFIELLTVIFWFNPFIWFFERSMKQNHEYLADKGVISMGHSVARYQALLLNQLMGMQIIGITNNLNFALNTNRLKMMTKTKTSALGRVKLLWALPAVALLLFAFAEPDYKVLSAQKVLSAQNDENPKTMVDFSGQKEITVRGIVLDEKGDPLPGTSVVIKGGTRGTVCDMDGTFKLDVPENASIVLSFVGKKTVVDSYEEITSGNQKGDTFSRKYTMKDAIEMISNSSYDGDFKTSYEGELLPPPPPPPPPPTKEAVPANGKTPPPSRVMPGDEEVFYIIEVMPHFPGGYYARQDYILKMQQKIAQAEGIKGKAKVFFTVNAKGKVTDIKIVEKDNDGAAKGAVMLVSGMPDWTPGKQRGKAVPVKYLLPVVFK, from the coding sequence ATGGAATCTTTGTTTACATTTTTAGTAAATGCGTCTGCAGGGATAAGCTTGTTTTATATCGTTTACTGGATTTTTCTTCGGAATGAAACTTTCTATAATGCAAACCGGTGGTTTCTTTTTATGGCTTTAATCTCAGCTGTTTTATTGCCATTGTTCCCACTAAAATATCAGGTTATAATTGAACCTGAAAATGATGCAGCGGTGTTAAAAACCATTTCAGATACTTTTAAACACATTCCTGTCGTTTCCGGTACAGAGTATGAAAGCCAGGGATTTAACTGGCAACAGGGAGTTTTATTGGTCTATTTAACCGGAGCTTCAATTTTCCTTTTACGACTATTGACTCAGACTTTTATTCTTATTCATCTAATAATAAAATACCGGATAAAATCGCTGGATGGAATCCGAATTGTAGAAAACGAAAAATATGGTTTGCCATTCTCGTTTTTTAATGTTGTATTTATAAATCCGAAATTTCATAAACAGGAGAACCTGCCGGAAATTCTGGCTCACGAGAAAGTGCACATTCGTGAGAATCACTGGTTCGACCTGCTATTTATAGAACTGTTAACAGTCATCTTTTGGTTCAATCCATTTATATGGTTTTTTGAACGATCAATGAAACAAAACCATGAGTACCTTGCCGACAAAGGTGTAATTTCCATGGGGCACAGTGTAGCACGGTACCAGGCTTTATTGTTAAACCAGTTAATGGGCATGCAGATTATTGGAATTACCAACAACTTGAATTTTGCCCTTAACACAAATCGATTAAAAATGATGACAAAAACGAAAACTTCCGCTCTGGGGCGGGTAAAATTGTTATGGGCTTTGCCCGCAGTTGCTCTATTGCTATTTGCTTTTGCGGAACCTGATTACAAAGTATTGTCTGCACAGAAAGTATTGTCTGCACAGAATGATGAGAATCCTAAGACTATGGTCGATTTTTCAGGACAAAAAGAGATAACGGTCAGGGGAATAGTTTTAGATGAAAAAGGAGACCCTCTGCCGGGAACGTCTGTTGTAATTAAAGGAGGTACCAGGGGTACTGTTTGCGATATGGATGGAACATTCAAACTGGATGTGCCGGAAAATGCCAGCATTGTGCTCTCATTTGTCGGGAAGAAAACTGTTGTTGATTCCTACGAAGAAATTACGTCCGGAAATCAAAAAGGTGATACTTTTAGCCGGAAATACACGATGAAAGATGCCATAGAAATGATTTCTAACAGCTCTTACGACGGAGATTTTAAAACCTCCTACGAAGGAGAACTGCTCCCTCCTCCTCCGCCACCTCCACCACCACCGACAAAAGAAGCTGTGCCTGCAAATGGAAAAACACCACCTCCGTCACGTGTAATGCCAGGTGACGAAGAAGTGTTTTATATTATAGAAGTTATGCCCCATTTCCCGGGTGGTTATTATGCCAGGCAGGATTACATTTTGAAAATGCAACAAAAAATTGCACAAGCAGAAGGCATAAAAGGAAAAGCAAAAGTATTTTTTACCGTAAATGCTAAAGGCAAAGTTACAGATATCAAAATAGTGGAAAAAGACAATGATGGCGCAGCCAAGGGGGCAGTCATGCTGGTATCTGGAATGCCTGACTGGACACCTGGGAAACAACGTGGAAAGGCTGTCCCGGTAAAATATTTGCTGCCTGTAGTATTCAAATAA
- a CDS encoding TlpA family protein disulfide reductase, which yields MKKFQLIAILLLSIFVFSCKEKSKKTQLTVNVETLEPKVNISELTSDFMKWWTYYSYNISLSSDFTGLNEQSEMIDKKQFLEKLITGNYIPLKIKSDNKIETYKLYQLDSIADKGIGRTIKNESTTIYGLYEMEGTPIPQFNFTDLEGNSYTNENTKGKTIILKTWFIHCGACVAEFPELNEFVEKYKNRNDIIFLSLALDTKSELEKFLQQKEFDYKVVPNQKEFIFKKLYLNGFPTHLVVDENGTILKVVNNASEMIAFFENGKKSTDKKLPPPSSAAPPPPPPPPPPPPPPSK from the coding sequence ATGAAAAAATTTCAGCTAATTGCGATTTTACTGCTTTCAATTTTTGTTTTTTCCTGTAAAGAGAAATCAAAAAAAACTCAGTTAACAGTAAATGTTGAAACGCTTGAACCTAAAGTCAATATCAGTGAACTTACTTCTGATTTTATGAAATGGTGGACGTATTATTCCTATAACATTTCTTTATCATCAGATTTTACAGGTTTAAACGAACAGTCAGAAATGATTGACAAAAAACAATTTTTGGAAAAATTAATTACAGGCAATTATATTCCTCTAAAAATAAAATCGGACAATAAAATCGAAACATATAAACTTTATCAGCTCGACTCTATCGCAGACAAAGGAATCGGAAGAACAATAAAAAATGAATCAACTACAATCTATGGTTTATATGAGATGGAAGGAACGCCCATTCCACAGTTTAACTTTACCGACCTGGAGGGAAATAGCTACACCAACGAAAATACAAAAGGAAAAACAATAATTCTAAAAACCTGGTTTATCCACTGCGGAGCTTGTGTAGCTGAATTTCCGGAACTAAATGAATTTGTAGAAAAATATAAAAATAGAAATGACATCATTTTTCTGAGTTTAGCGTTGGATACTAAATCGGAATTAGAGAAGTTCTTACAGCAAAAAGAGTTTGATTATAAGGTAGTTCCCAATCAGAAGGAGTTTATTTTTAAAAAATTATACTTGAATGGCTTTCCGACCCATTTAGTTGTAGATGAAAATGGAACAATATTAAAAGTGGTAAACAATGCATCAGAAATGATTGCCTTTTTTGAAAATGGAAAGAAATCAACAGACAAAAAATTACCACCGCCATCTTCAGCAGCACCACCGCCGCCACCACCACCGCCACCACCGCCACCGCCACCTTCGAAATAA
- a CDS encoding energy transducer TonB encodes MPHFPGGYYVMQDYISKKQQKIELGKGIKGRAKVFFTVNAKGKVSDIKIAEKDNDDAAKGAVMVASGIPDRTPGNNGERLSRQNTCCR; translated from the coding sequence ATGCCCCATTTTCCGGGTGGTTATTATGTAATGCAGGATTACATTTCGAAAAAGCAACAAAAAATTGAACTGGGGAAAGGCATAAAAGGAAGAGCAAAAGTATTTTTTACTGTAAATGCAAAAGGAAAAGTAAGCGATATCAAAATAGCAGAAAAAGATAATGACGATGCAGCCAAAGGTGCAGTAATGGTTGCATCAGGAATACCTGACCGGACACCTGGAAACAACGGGGAAAGGCTGTCCCGGCAAAATACTTGCTGTCGGTAG
- a CDS encoding Gfo/Idh/MocA family protein, with translation MTERRDFIKKTLAGTAGIAIGGVGFSAKSYASIMGANERITMAVIGIRGQGNGHISRWCDLKENRNVFLKTICDVDEELYPERVKKVENAIGTKPLTEWDMRRVFDDKDIDAVSIATPNHWHALATIWAAQAGKHAYCEKPASHNVFEGRKMIEAARKYNVRVQIGFQNRSIANVMEAMKFLHEGGIGDVYMAKGLCYKPRDSFGISEDSLPPETLHYDMWLGPANWRAYNEKKGHYNWHWHWDTGNGDTGNQGPHQFDIARWGLNKKEHPVSIFSAGGIYGISPKECSQETPNTQTSLFTYEDGKVLEFETRGRYTNGESSLNVKIGNMFYGTDGYLEVNGSTWKAFRQREKEPFAGSDMKTSEVPTDPTFLAPPGGTEHYANFIDAIRSGSNYDLHCDVNDGFYSSALPALANISYRLKRELNFKGKYEKFANDPEADMMLSRNYRKPYVVPDEV, from the coding sequence ATGACTGAAAGACGAGATTTTATTAAAAAGACCCTGGCCGGCACGGCAGGAATTGCTATTGGTGGTGTAGGATTTAGTGCAAAATCTTATGCTTCGATTATGGGAGCCAACGAAAGAATTACGATGGCTGTGATCGGGATCCGAGGACAGGGAAACGGGCACATCAGCCGCTGGTGTGATTTGAAAGAAAACAGAAATGTGTTTTTGAAAACCATTTGCGATGTGGATGAAGAATTGTATCCGGAAAGAGTAAAGAAAGTAGAAAACGCTATCGGTACAAAACCGCTGACAGAATGGGATATGCGTCGTGTGTTTGACGACAAGGATATTGATGCAGTTTCCATTGCTACTCCAAATCACTGGCATGCATTGGCAACCATTTGGGCTGCTCAGGCCGGTAAGCACGCATATTGCGAAAAACCAGCCAGTCATAATGTTTTCGAAGGAAGAAAAATGATTGAAGCTGCCCGCAAATACAATGTTCGTGTGCAGATTGGTTTTCAAAACCGTTCGATTGCAAATGTGATGGAAGCTATGAAATTTTTACATGAAGGCGGTATTGGCGACGTGTACATGGCAAAAGGATTATGCTACAAACCACGTGATTCGTTTGGTATTTCGGAAGACAGTTTGCCACCGGAAACTTTACATTACGACATGTGGCTCGGACCCGCAAACTGGCGCGCTTACAACGAGAAGAAAGGACACTATAACTGGCACTGGCACTGGGATACAGGAAATGGAGATACCGGAAACCAGGGACCACATCAGTTTGATATTGCCCGTTGGGGACTGAATAAAAAGGAACATCCGGTTTCGATTTTTTCCGCCGGAGGTATTTATGGAATTAGCCCGAAAGAGTGCTCACAGGAAACACCAAATACACAAACTTCGTTGTTTACGTATGAAGATGGAAAAGTTCTTGAATTTGAAACCCGCGGACGTTACACAAACGGCGAATCGAGTTTGAATGTGAAAATTGGAAATATGTTTTACGGAACCGATGGTTACCTGGAAGTAAACGGAAGTACATGGAAAGCTTTCCGTCAGAGGGAAAAAGAACCTTTTGCCGGCTCTGACATGAAAACTTCTGAAGTTCCTACTGATCCAACATTCTTGGCACCTCCCGGAGGAACAGAACATTACGCTAATTTTATTGATGCAATTCGCTCTGGGAGTAACTACGATTTGCACTGCGATGTAAATGACGGTTTCTATTCATCGGCCTTGCCTGCTTTGGCTAATATTTCATATCGCTTAAAACGTGAGTTGAATTTTAAAGGAAAATACGAAAAATTTGCCAACGATCCTGAAGCTGACATGATGTTATCGAGAAATTACAGAAAGCCTTATGTAGTGCCGGATGAGGTTTAA